The Candidatus Eisenbacteria bacterium genome includes a region encoding these proteins:
- the mreC gene encoding rod shape-determining protein MreC, giving the protein MASATSLFDRKRETTVLLVLIFLSFTLMAADQGGRLRTARALRVFVLGPFEMTGSFVSTVLELKRENEQLADLAVKASVEKELLLEENLRKQSGMDMKEFAHSSGLDLVLARVVARSTERFASTLTIDKGKKDGLTPEMPVLSSDGVAGKLGQVFGQYSIVDLITSGRCSVAARLRRTRVHGIVSWESSVGALKMKYVPVGEDVREGDEVFSSGMGGVFPGGLKLGTVRKVGVAEDTFLKDIVVEPSVRIARLEEVTVLRSSKQMGSLLKVFTESERGPAGSSRMSKASEY; this is encoded by the coding sequence TTGGCCTCTGCTACCAGCCTCTTCGATCGCAAGAGAGAAACAACAGTCCTCCTCGTTCTTATCTTCTTGTCATTTACGCTGATGGCAGCCGACCAGGGAGGGAGGTTAAGGACTGCACGCGCATTAAGGGTCTTTGTGCTTGGTCCTTTTGAGATGACGGGCAGCTTCGTTTCGACTGTCCTTGAGCTCAAAAGAGAGAACGAACAACTTGCCGATCTCGCGGTGAAGGCATCGGTTGAGAAAGAGCTTCTTCTGGAGGAGAACCTCAGGAAGCAGAGCGGAATGGATATGAAAGAGTTTGCGCACTCTTCCGGGCTTGACCTTGTGCTTGCCCGGGTTGTTGCGAGGTCCACCGAACGATTTGCCTCCACTCTGACAATAGACAAGGGAAAGAAGGACGGTCTCACGCCGGAGATGCCGGTTCTCTCGTCAGATGGAGTCGCAGGGAAACTCGGGCAGGTGTTCGGGCAGTATTCGATTGTCGATCTCATAACAAGCGGTAGGTGTTCCGTTGCGGCACGTCTGCGGAGGACGAGGGTTCACGGAATAGTCTCGTGGGAGAGCTCAGTCGGGGCGCTTAAGATGAAGTATGTTCCAGTCGGTGAGGATGTGAGGGAGGGTGACGAAGTCTTCTCATCCGGGATGGGGGGAGTTTTTCCCGGCGGGCTTAAGCTCGGAACGGTTCGAAAGGTGGGTGTTGCAGAGGACACGTTTCTCAAGGACATAGTCGTTGAACCAAGCGTCAGAATTGCCAGGCTGGAGGAAGTGACTGTGCTGAGAAGCTCAAAGCAAATGGGGAGTCTCCTCAAAGTCTTTACCGAGAGCGAACGCGGACCCGCAGGTTCTTCCAGGATGTCTAAGGCCTCAGAGTATTGA
- a CDS encoding N-glycosylase/DNA lyase, with translation MSSSNKLAIPRFPIEISDPDDLIFLHQLKKDEIHGRLREFEKKFQEDDSSIFSELCFCILTANSSAMSGFRGIESLGDILLKGTRNALRARLRGRHRFWRTRASYIFHTREYLRKTCGLKLKERIVSFSDRDGLRDSFAADPGIKGIGYKEASHFLRNIGFRGYAILDRHILGCLSRLGVIDWSGKGLTPANYRRIEAELRNFASSVGIDMDELDLLLWWSRTGAILK, from the coding sequence TTGTCCTCCTCAAATAAGCTCGCAATACCCAGGTTTCCAATTGAAATATCCGACCCAGACGACCTGATATTTCTCCATCAGCTTAAGAAAGATGAGATTCACGGCAGGCTTAGAGAATTCGAAAAGAAGTTTCAAGAAGACGATTCTTCGATCTTTTCCGAGCTCTGCTTCTGCATCCTGACTGCGAACTCAAGTGCAATGTCAGGATTCAGGGGAATTGAATCGCTGGGCGATATCCTGCTCAAGGGAACCAGAAATGCGCTCCGGGCAAGGCTCAGGGGCCGTCACAGGTTCTGGAGGACAAGGGCGTCCTACATATTTCACACGAGGGAGTACCTGAGGAAGACCTGTGGCCTCAAGTTGAAAGAGAGAATCGTCTCTTTCTCCGACAGAGATGGGCTCAGAGACTCATTCGCAGCGGATCCCGGAATAAAAGGGATTGGCTACAAAGAGGCAAGTCATTTCCTCAGGAATATCGGCTTCAGGGGGTATGCGATCCTGGACAGGCATATACTGGGTTGCCTTTCCCGCCTCGGAGTGATTGACTGGTCCGGGAAAGGTCTTACACCGGCCAACTACCGGAGAATCGAGGCAGAGTTGAGGAACTTCGCTTCCTCGGTAGGGATAGACATGGATGAGCTCGACTTGCTTCTCTGGTGGTCAAGGACCGGCGCGATTCTCAAGTGA
- the mreD gene encoding rod shape-determining protein MreD, whose protein sequence is MKVILLVLVLLLGFTIQSSLVEKISILGFRPDLLLAIVVYIGLLRGPIPASVAGFVIGLVVDLSTTHLLGINALSMSVAGFVAGNVWVHINRESSLAQFLVLFLLSLLHDIIFLILTTGGRLADILQSLGWVSIPSGLYTSAISPVLFRIFMKLVGTKVKLEGRG, encoded by the coding sequence ATGAAGGTAATTCTCCTTGTCCTGGTTCTTCTTCTTGGATTCACGATACAAAGTTCGCTGGTTGAAAAGATTTCCATCCTCGGTTTCAGACCCGACCTCCTTCTGGCCATTGTAGTTTATATCGGCCTCCTCAGAGGGCCTATCCCGGCAAGCGTCGCCGGGTTTGTCATTGGCCTCGTGGTTGACCTTTCGACGACTCACCTGCTGGGGATAAACGCACTCTCGATGTCCGTGGCAGGTTTCGTGGCAGGAAATGTCTGGGTTCACATAAACAGGGAAAGCTCTCTTGCGCAATTCCTCGTTCTCTTTCTCCTCAGTCTTCTTCACGACATCATTTTCTTGATTCTGACTACCGGCGGACGATTGGCTGACATTCTACAATCGTTGGGATGGGTCAGCATTCCATCGGGCCTCTACACCTCTGCCATTTCCCCGGTTCTGTTCCGCATCTTCATGAAGCTGGTGGGAACAAAGGTTAAGCTCGAGGGCAGGGGTTGA
- a CDS encoding rod shape-determining protein produces the protein MILDRLMGLVSNDVAIDLGTANTLVYVKGRGIVLDEPSVVAIDRSTGKVLAAGREAKAMLGRTPEGIMAVRPLKDGVIADFEVTEDLLREFITRVQKRRFLVRPRIIVCVPSGITEVEKRAVRDSAEHAGAREVFLVAEPIAAAIGVGLPVDTPSGNMVIDIGGGTTEIAVMALNGIVTHTSVRVGGDEMDEAIMQYVKKAYNLLIGDQTAELIKMQIGSAFRLEQEEEAEIKGRDLIAGIPKTIRISSVEVREALQEPIGAIVDAMRLCLEKTPPELSSDIVDKGIVMTGGASLLRGLDMLLREATNLPISIAQDPLTCVVLGSGKILDNLTEFEKVIMKSVKD, from the coding sequence ATGATTCTCGATCGCCTCATGGGTCTAGTGTCAAATGATGTGGCGATTGACCTTGGAACTGCGAACACTCTTGTATACGTGAAGGGGAGGGGGATAGTGCTTGACGAACCTTCCGTTGTCGCGATTGACAGGTCGACGGGCAAGGTGCTTGCCGCAGGCAGGGAAGCAAAGGCAATGCTCGGGAGGACGCCCGAGGGAATAATGGCTGTCAGACCGCTCAAGGATGGTGTGATTGCAGACTTCGAGGTCACAGAGGACCTTCTCAGGGAGTTTATCACCAGGGTGCAGAAAAGAAGATTTCTCGTAAGACCCAGGATCATAGTCTGTGTGCCTTCGGGAATAACTGAAGTTGAGAAGAGGGCGGTGAGGGACTCTGCCGAGCATGCCGGTGCGAGGGAAGTGTTCCTCGTGGCAGAGCCAATCGCTGCTGCAATAGGGGTCGGCCTGCCGGTGGACACGCCGTCCGGAAACATGGTCATCGATATCGGAGGAGGGACGACTGAAATCGCAGTCATGGCGCTCAACGGCATCGTGACTCACACCTCAGTCAGAGTTGGCGGGGATGAGATGGATGAGGCAATCATGCAGTACGTGAAGAAGGCCTATAACCTTCTCATAGGAGATCAGACCGCCGAGTTGATTAAGATGCAGATAGGTTCAGCTTTCAGGCTGGAACAGGAAGAAGAGGCGGAGATAAAAGGAAGAGACCTCATAGCGGGCATACCTAAGACTATACGGATTAGTTCAGTCGAAGTCAGAGAGGCACTACAGGAGCCGATTGGAGCCATAGTAGACGCCATGCGTCTCTGTCTGGAGAAGACGCCCCCTGAGCTTTCCTCGGACATAGTTGACAAGGGAATAGTGATGACCGGAGGCGCCTCACTGTTGAGAGGTCTGGACATGCTCCTCAGAGAGGCCACGAATCTTCCGATTTCCATTGCACAAGACCCGCTCACCTGTGTTGTTCTTGGCTCAGGCAAGATTCTCGACAACCTCACAGAATTCGAGAAGGTCATAATGAAGAGTGTCAAGGACTAA
- a CDS encoding GWxTD domain-containing protein: MLSVNKIVSAIALTLLVSPSAFLPPAYTQEEYVSVGHPLFSADVFSFWQKGSGNVVEVSYEVENRELKFVKSEAGFEAAFDISVVFYDTKGRQVKGQIWRRKVVSDKYSETVSSELSFSEVFTFSIPAGKYVLVVKTKNLNSGQTAEVRADISMQDYGSSSPTMSDLKLGTCSSEDRSEARRSVKSGRRFGEAESILCIYGELYGTPPGRGDSSFTVAYAVYDDEGNEKDSGRTLARAEGRVTPFLLRISTSKYLFGEYYVRVSAEGRGSGKRIRKEARFEMDESKVSLDEDFEDILDLLRYISSNEEISKLEELKGQERKEYWMQFWRRRDPYPETARNEFMVEFFKRARYADKKFGSVERGSKTDRGRVYIMLGEPHQIEAQPMSMNSPAYEIWYYFAPSRKFVFVDRLGFGNYELLSQAGG, encoded by the coding sequence GTGTTGTCCGTCAATAAGATAGTTTCAGCAATTGCGTTGACTCTGTTGGTTTCGCCGTCTGCTTTCCTGCCCCCAGCATATACCCAGGAAGAATATGTGTCAGTCGGGCACCCGCTGTTCTCAGCCGATGTGTTCAGCTTCTGGCAAAAGGGAAGTGGCAATGTTGTTGAGGTGAGTTACGAGGTTGAGAATAGAGAGCTTAAGTTCGTTAAATCAGAAGCTGGATTTGAGGCTGCTTTCGACATATCAGTCGTCTTCTATGACACAAAAGGCAGACAGGTGAAAGGGCAGATTTGGAGACGAAAGGTCGTGTCGGACAAGTACAGTGAAACGGTTTCCTCCGAGCTCAGCTTTTCGGAAGTGTTCACGTTCTCTATTCCAGCCGGAAAGTACGTGCTGGTCGTCAAGACCAAGAATCTCAACTCGGGTCAGACTGCGGAGGTTCGTGCCGACATCTCCATGCAAGATTATGGTTCTTCGAGCCCCACAATGAGCGATCTCAAGCTCGGGACCTGTTCGAGCGAGGACCGGAGTGAGGCCAGAAGATCGGTGAAATCAGGGAGGAGATTTGGAGAAGCGGAGAGCATTCTGTGCATCTACGGTGAACTGTACGGTACGCCGCCAGGCCGGGGTGACAGCTCTTTCACCGTTGCCTACGCGGTCTATGATGATGAAGGGAACGAGAAAGACTCGGGCAGAACTCTGGCGAGGGCCGAGGGCAGGGTGACTCCGTTTCTGCTCAGAATATCGACTTCCAAGTACCTGTTCGGCGAATACTATGTCAGGGTCTCGGCCGAAGGACGCGGAAGCGGAAAGCGTATCCGCAAAGAGGCACGTTTCGAGATGGACGAATCCAAGGTGTCGCTGGATGAAGATTTTGAGGATATCCTCGACCTCCTCCGCTACATTTCCTCCAACGAAGAAATATCGAAACTGGAGGAGCTAAAAGGACAAGAGAGAAAAGAGTATTGGATGCAGTTTTGGAGGAGGAGAGACCCATATCCTGAAACCGCGAGAAATGAGTTCATGGTCGAGTTCTTCAAGAGGGCAAGATATGCCGACAAGAAATTCGGTTCGGTTGAGCGGGGATCCAAGACGGACAGGGGAAGAGTGTACATAATGCTCGGTGAACCCCACCAGATTGAAGCGCAGCCTATGAGCATGAATTCGCCTGCCTATGAAATATGGTACTACTTCGCGCCAAGCAGGAAATTCGTTTTTGTTGACAGGCTGGGGTTTGGGAACTATGAGCTTCTAAGCCAGGCAGGCGGTTGA
- a CDS encoding FlgD immunoglobulin-like domain containing protein, giving the protein MNRIIYLILLFFLFSLSSPCSALVIFDFEQMYFFEKNYRVKDHCFVKIDTLYHLYYIRAPLAPDGPQFEDSLGHAISTDLIHWTILPPVISVQPGTWENEAVWAPHVIQGLDMKYYMFYTGVNSSIAQATGLATSTDGFTWIKWPGNPVYIPDTTWAQWSTNSWSDCRDPFIFFENGLYYMLITTKSKTGQATIACATSTDLVNWTDRGPIYAHEAPDYSNPLESVFLLKRFDKYHLFFSEYPVGGTSYISSDSLLSGWNLSRRVILDLGGAAEIVDDSGTELFSRYTCFPVGGAYWYAIKLDTLVWENQSPRVSIPGPLQRDWRPVWGTAFHAQSTFGDNTYVRSGIPSGLQGNSWIGTYERFQGPLQPTTGLAGDYQGDVPVGELRSGNFVLDGSNITLSVGGGSKPDSEFVALCDACDDRAIFSETGKNSETMDLRTWNIGLMRGRNVYIKVVDASSSPFGHINVDNISENGQSSTTPQYPTVTVLEPNGGEVWDEQSQHGIWWVAAGTNGLGADSVSLFYSIDDGFRYIPIVRGLRGDPPYYWNLPSTPSDQCIVRVTAYTKAPFGWCDWSDQDFKIRDITPPQVSVLAPAAGDTLRGGTATVISWAVTDNGTIDSTNIYLSVDAGRTYPYVIITGLRSGGLSGSSSDFQWNIPYSYYSDSCRISVTSYDRGLNAGTGESDLFRILRLSDVNRSDRSPLTLSFTLNAAPNPFSSEIVITFSLPLPGKTRADIFNVKGENVRTLFSGTSRGGNHTLVWDGRDSNRSPLPSGVYLIRVESEKDALTRKIVLLK; this is encoded by the coding sequence ATGAACAGGATAATCTACCTTATACTGCTCTTCTTTTTATTTTCTTTGTCTTCCCCCTGTTCTGCTCTGGTCATCTTTGACTTTGAGCAGATGTATTTCTTTGAGAAGAACTACAGGGTGAAGGACCATTGCTTTGTCAAAATTGACACTCTCTATCATCTCTATTACATCAGAGCTCCTCTCGCCCCTGATGGACCTCAATTCGAAGACAGCCTCGGCCATGCAATCTCGACCGACCTGATCCACTGGACAATTCTCCCGCCTGTCATCTCTGTCCAGCCAGGCACCTGGGAAAATGAGGCAGTCTGGGCCCCACACGTAATACAGGGCCTGGACATGAAGTACTACATGTTTTACACGGGGGTCAATTCCAGCATAGCCCAGGCCACGGGTCTTGCAACCTCAACAGACGGATTCACATGGATCAAATGGCCGGGTAACCCCGTCTACATCCCTGACACAACCTGGGCACAATGGAGTACAAACTCCTGGTCCGACTGCAGAGACCCGTTCATATTCTTCGAAAACGGCCTCTACTACATGCTCATCACAACCAAGAGCAAGACCGGCCAGGCAACAATCGCCTGCGCAACCTCAACCGACCTCGTCAACTGGACCGACAGAGGCCCAATCTACGCCCATGAGGCCCCTGACTACTCCAATCCCCTTGAATCCGTGTTTCTTCTGAAGAGATTCGACAAGTACCATCTTTTCTTCTCAGAGTACCCGGTGGGGGGCACGTCCTATATTTCCTCCGACTCTCTGCTCTCCGGCTGGAATTTGTCCCGGCGCGTGATCCTGGACCTGGGTGGCGCGGCAGAGATTGTCGACGATTCTGGAACCGAACTCTTTTCAAGGTACACCTGCTTCCCGGTTGGAGGAGCTTACTGGTACGCCATCAAATTGGACACGCTTGTGTGGGAGAATCAGTCTCCCCGGGTTTCAATCCCGGGTCCCCTTCAACGCGACTGGCGCCCTGTCTGGGGGACAGCTTTCCACGCGCAATCCACTTTCGGAGACAACACATACGTCAGATCCGGCATCCCCTCGGGACTACAGGGCAACTCCTGGATAGGAACATACGAGAGGTTCCAGGGCCCTCTCCAGCCAACCACCGGGCTCGCCGGAGACTATCAGGGAGATGTACCCGTTGGAGAGCTCAGGTCAGGAAATTTCGTGCTTGATGGCTCGAACATCACCCTCTCTGTTGGCGGCGGGAGCAAGCCGGATTCAGAGTTTGTGGCGCTATGTGACGCATGCGATGACCGGGCAATCTTCTCGGAAACCGGAAAGAACTCGGAAACAATGGACCTGAGAACTTGGAACATAGGTCTTATGAGAGGGAGAAATGTTTACATCAAGGTTGTAGATGCCAGCAGCTCGCCCTTTGGGCACATTAATGTGGACAACATATCTGAGAATGGGCAAAGTTCTACGACACCGCAGTACCCAACCGTGACAGTGCTGGAGCCAAATGGAGGAGAAGTTTGGGATGAACAGAGCCAGCATGGCATATGGTGGGTTGCCGCGGGGACAAACGGTCTCGGCGCGGATTCTGTCTCGTTGTTTTATTCAATTGATGATGGGTTCAGGTATATCCCTATCGTCAGAGGCCTGCGAGGTGACCCGCCTTACTACTGGAATCTACCGTCGACGCCTTCCGACCAGTGCATAGTAAGGGTCACGGCCTACACGAAGGCGCCGTTTGGCTGGTGTGACTGGAGTGACCAGGATTTCAAAATACGGGACATAACCCCTCCGCAGGTTTCGGTTCTTGCGCCCGCCGCCGGAGATACTCTCAGGGGTGGAACGGCCACCGTGATTTCGTGGGCCGTGACTGACAATGGAACCATTGACTCGACCAACATCTATCTTTCGGTTGATGCCGGAAGAACGTACCCTTATGTCATCATCACCGGACTTCGCAGCGGGGGACTCAGTGGAAGTTCATCCGATTTTCAATGGAACATACCATACTCCTACTATTCGGACAGCTGCAGAATCAGCGTCACGTCCTACGACCGCGGGCTCAACGCTGGAACCGGGGAGAGTGATCTGTTCAGAATCTTGAGGCTCTCCGATGTCAATCGCTCCGACCGGAGCCCTCTCACGCTATCATTCACGCTCAACGCGGCGCCTAATCCTTTCTCCAGCGAGATCGTCATAACGTTTTCCCTCCCATTGCCAGGCAAGACAAGGGCAGACATATTCAATGTCAAAGGAGAAAACGTGAGGACTCTGTTCTCGGGCACAAGCAGAGGAGGGAATCATACCCTTGTCTGGGACGGCAGGGACAGCAATCGAAGCCCCCTTCCGTCCGGAGTGTATCTGATCAGGGTCGAATCTGAAAAGGATGCTCTCACCAGGAAAATTGTCCTCCTCAAATAA
- a CDS encoding NlpC/P60 family protein, translating to MRKVVATSVADLRKRPSHSSELVSQGLMGTEVEILGRNRTGTWLKVALPDGYAGWMRSWYLSVRKPARRNREVLVGAALTFVRERPLETSHGLTDAVMGSRLTAAGAKGSWVRVLLPDGRKGWIRKKDLLLGPRRGEGSAESVVRTARSLLGVQYLWGGKSVKGFDCSGFVQFVFELNGLSLPRDSRDQFRSGSRISWPRGKDRLLAGDLLFFGKKGKAISHVAIYIGSGRMIHCQGQVRMGSVRGGTGLYDASLMRLFRGARRIIFN from the coding sequence ATGAGAAAAGTCGTGGCGACCAGTGTGGCGGACCTCAGGAAAAGGCCTTCCCACTCTTCCGAGCTTGTTTCACAGGGGCTGATGGGGACCGAGGTCGAGATCCTGGGCCGAAATCGCACGGGTACCTGGCTGAAGGTCGCGCTTCCAGACGGCTACGCGGGCTGGATGAGGAGTTGGTACCTGTCGGTAAGAAAACCCGCAAGGCGAAACAGGGAGGTCCTGGTAGGGGCTGCCCTTACATTTGTTAGAGAAAGGCCGCTTGAGACTTCTCACGGTCTTACGGATGCTGTCATGGGTTCGCGGCTTACTGCGGCAGGGGCAAAAGGGAGTTGGGTAAGAGTGCTTCTGCCCGACGGAAGAAAGGGATGGATTAGGAAGAAGGATCTGCTGCTCGGCCCACGAAGAGGAGAGGGGTCTGCTGAATCTGTTGTCAGGACCGCAAGGTCGCTTCTGGGTGTTCAGTACCTTTGGGGCGGCAAGAGTGTGAAGGGATTCGATTGCTCCGGGTTTGTCCAGTTTGTATTTGAATTGAACGGGCTTTCCCTGCCGAGAGATTCCAGGGACCAATTCAGATCGGGAAGCAGGATCTCATGGCCGCGGGGGAAGGACAGACTTCTTGCGGGGGATCTTCTTTTCTTTGGCAAGAAAGGAAAGGCTATCTCACACGTGGCCATATACATCGGGTCGGGGCGGATGATCCACTGCCAGGGCCAGGTCAGGATGGGAAGCGTGAGAGGAGGAACGGGGCTCTATGATGCGTCTCTGATGCGTCTGTTTCGTGGTGCCAGGAGGATTATCTTCAATTGA
- a CDS encoding epoxyqueuosine reductase QueH, whose product MLTSGGPFPTLELALDEPNTRKSLALHVCCGPDATSAIERLVYQYDVVPFFYNPNIYPEKEYLKRLEESRKACGRWDLILTAGAYETEVWSQKTTGLEEEPEGGKRCRVCYAVRLEKTALFARENGCDFFSTVLTVSPHKDSRLIIALGREVGVRTGVEFLCENFKKKDGFKRSIELSKEMNLYRQNYCGCIHSMKEGVT is encoded by the coding sequence ATGTTGACATCGGGAGGGCCGTTTCCTACATTGGAGCTTGCCTTGGATGAGCCAAACACCAGAAAGAGTCTTGCACTCCATGTTTGTTGCGGTCCTGATGCCACCTCCGCGATAGAGAGACTCGTATATCAATACGACGTCGTTCCGTTTTTCTACAACCCGAACATCTATCCGGAAAAGGAGTATCTGAAGAGACTGGAAGAGTCAAGAAAGGCATGCGGCAGATGGGACCTTATCTTGACTGCGGGTGCGTACGAGACCGAGGTCTGGTCTCAGAAGACGACCGGACTTGAGGAGGAACCTGAAGGCGGGAAGAGATGCCGTGTGTGCTACGCCGTGAGGCTGGAAAAAACGGCTTTGTTTGCCCGAGAGAACGGCTGCGACTTTTTCAGTACTGTGCTCACTGTCAGTCCTCACAAGGACTCCCGGTTGATTATCGCGTTGGGCAGGGAAGTTGGGGTGCGTACAGGAGTTGAATTCCTTTGTGAGAACTTCAAGAAGAAGGATGGCTTCAAGAGGAGCATAGAGCTGTCGAAGGAAATGAATCTGTATCGTCAGAACTACTGCGGGTGCATCCACAGCATGAAGGAAGGGGTCACTTGA
- a CDS encoding carboxypeptidase-like regulatory domain-containing protein, with translation MRPPRSAVLISLPVFMLLAAFLAAAGSSASFLPPPTEQVPPKEEKTEQQKKFLRIGEDTKIFGRVSDAQDRSLSGISVELFVGGLAAGSAMTDEQGSYSFSIPIDYGKNETIALWFVSKNTRLIHKLYILKESKSAKEHKLLSPCVPRLELTPSTLVNAQMLDAQMRIKQVSLSNCLKP, from the coding sequence TTGAGACCACCGAGAAGTGCCGTGTTGATTTCTCTCCCTGTGTTCATGTTGTTGGCTGCGTTTCTCGCCGCCGCCGGCTCGTCTGCATCTTTTCTTCCTCCCCCCACCGAGCAGGTCCCGCCGAAGGAAGAGAAAACCGAACAGCAGAAGAAATTTCTCAGAATTGGCGAGGACACGAAAATTTTCGGCAGAGTCTCCGACGCACAAGACAGATCCCTGTCCGGCATTTCAGTCGAGCTTTTCGTCGGCGGCCTTGCCGCTGGCTCAGCGATGACTGATGAGCAGGGAAGCTACTCATTCAGCATCCCGATCGACTATGGAAAGAATGAAACAATAGCGCTCTGGTTCGTCTCCAAGAACACGCGGCTTATCCACAAACTCTATATCCTGAAGGAAAGCAAGTCTGCGAAAGAGCACAAACTGCTTTCACCGTGCGTGCCGCGGCTTGAGCTTACGCCCTCAACTCTGGTCAATGCTCAAATGCTCGATGCGCAGATGAGAATCAAGCAGGTATCCCTTTCTAACTGCCTGAAGCCATAG
- a CDS encoding rhomboid family intramembrane serine protease, giving the protein MYYFYYLPVGTEVKLKRTPYVTLGLVGFNSLIFVLSTFVPAFREDASLFAHFPYFPSVITAFSATFIHGNVLHLGLNMFYLFLFGSCVEDSIGRSRYLVSFLVCGAISTLVQSAVAVKLGENPNFRIIGASGAVAGVMGMFVVRFYYLRVKLLSLSMLFLQGVVRGAAHYMNSVAAILMWALIQLAYGLATAGGEGTRVAYWAHLSGLLMGIALALMFDMRRAASNQVKLIRGNRYFDKGKWYAAIGEYMTYTSLVPGDAEGRLQLARALAITGEKRSAQEEYEKAMSTLLKDGECEPAVECYKEMARQVRGSCPRPSAQLALAECSEKIGRIKDAAEILEGFIRYYPDHPRRGAALAKYGELLASLGKYGEAVRAFDDALRCELSDGLKRDVMRRRDSLAAMASGS; this is encoded by the coding sequence ATGTACTATTTCTATTACCTGCCGGTAGGAACCGAGGTAAAACTCAAGCGGACGCCTTACGTCACACTGGGCCTGGTCGGCTTCAATTCACTAATTTTCGTTCTTTCCACATTCGTACCCGCCTTCAGGGAAGACGCTTCTCTCTTCGCACATTTTCCCTACTTCCCGAGTGTCATCACCGCTTTTTCAGCGACATTCATACACGGGAATGTTCTTCATCTTGGTCTCAATATGTTCTATCTCTTCCTCTTTGGGTCGTGCGTTGAAGACAGTATCGGAAGGAGCCGCTACCTTGTTTCATTTCTTGTCTGCGGAGCCATCTCAACACTTGTCCAATCTGCTGTGGCAGTGAAGCTGGGTGAGAATCCCAACTTCCGCATCATCGGCGCATCGGGAGCAGTCGCTGGAGTGATGGGGATGTTCGTCGTGAGATTCTACTATTTGCGGGTGAAACTCCTCTCGCTTTCCATGCTTTTCCTTCAAGGCGTTGTCCGTGGTGCGGCGCATTACATGAATTCCGTGGCCGCGATTCTCATGTGGGCCTTGATTCAGCTCGCCTACGGACTGGCGACAGCCGGCGGTGAAGGTACCAGGGTTGCCTACTGGGCCCATCTCTCCGGCCTCCTGATGGGGATCGCGCTTGCTCTGATGTTCGACATGAGGAGGGCTGCATCGAACCAGGTGAAGCTCATCAGGGGAAACAGATACTTTGACAAAGGGAAATGGTACGCGGCGATAGGAGAGTACATGACGTATACATCGCTTGTTCCCGGTGATGCCGAGGGAAGACTTCAGCTTGCAAGGGCGTTGGCCATAACCGGGGAAAAGAGGTCTGCCCAGGAGGAATACGAGAAGGCCATGTCAACGCTCCTTAAGGACGGTGAATGCGAGCCGGCCGTAGAGTGTTACAAGGAGATGGCACGGCAGGTGCGGGGCTCATGCCCGCGGCCTTCGGCGCAATTGGCGCTTGCTGAATGCAGCGAGAAGATCGGAAGGATCAAAGATGCAGCTGAAATACTGGAGGGGTTCATCAGATACTATCCTGACCATCCAAGAAGAGGTGCTGCCCTCGCCAAATACGGAGAACTCTTGGCAAGCCTTGGAAAATATGGAGAGGCAGTTCGCGCCTTCGATGACGCCCTGAGGTGTGAACTATCTGACGGTTTGAAAAGAGATGTGATGAGAAGAAGGGATAGCCTTGCTGCTATGGCTTCAGGCAGTTAG